In the genome of Raphanus sativus cultivar WK10039 chromosome 4, ASM80110v3, whole genome shotgun sequence, one region contains:
- the LOC108832089 gene encoding probable sucrose-phosphate synthase 2, with the protein MVGNDWVNSYLEAILAAEPGIGDSKYSDSKSSLLLRERGHFSPTRYFVEEVITGFDETDLHRSWIQAAATRSPQERNTRLENLCWRIWNLARQKKQVAGKYAKRTAKRHLLRERARLEATADMSEDFSEGEKADVPGEILTPTDSSKGRMSRISSVDVFENWFAQHKEKKLYIVLISLHGLIRGENMELGRDSDTGGQVKYVVELARALGSMPGVYRVDLLTRQVSAPDVDWSYAEPSEMLNPLDTDTDQENGESSGAYIIRIPFGPKDKYVEKELLWPHIPEFVDRALSHVMQMSKALSEHIGGGKPVWPVAIHGHYADAGDSTALLSGALNVPMVFTGHSLGRDKLEQLLKQGRPKEEINSNYKIMRRIEAEELCLDASEIIITSTRQEIEEQWRLYDGFDPVLERKLRARMKRGVSCHGRFMPRMVVIPPGMEFHHIVPHDVDNDGEGARDDQNPQSHDPPIWSEIMRFFSNPRKPMILALARPDPKKNLVTLVKAFGECRPLRELANLTLIMGNRDDIDELSSTNASVLLSILKLIDKYDLYGQVAMPKHHKQSDVPEIYRLAAKTKGVFINPAVIEPFGLTLIEAGAHGLPMVATKNGGPVDINRVLDNGLLVDPHDQQAIADALLKLVSDKNLWTRCRQNGLKNIHLFSWPEHCKTYLSRIAGCKQRHPQWQSTDFENSDPDSPSDSLRDINDISLNLKLSLDGEKGEGKSTNLDAEAKLEKAVSTLAPKSTSTEKVYGSGKIPTLKRRKYIFVISVDCDKASDLLEVAKTVIDVGGGKNASSIGFILSTSMNVSETHSTILSGGLNPQDFDAVICNSGSELYFTSSASEDKTKLPYALDSDYHSHIEYRWGGESLRKTLVRWIGSVHEKKKKQHDGEILSEDESSSSNYCLSFKVKEPTLVPPVKELRKLMRVQALRCNAVYCKGGTKLNVIPVLASRSQALRYLLVRWGVDLSKMVVFVGDSGDTDYEGLLGGVHKTVIVKGVASDATARVLNGNRSYPLEDVTPVNSPNITRADQCDRECIKAALEKLSVKT; encoded by the exons ATGGTGGGAAACGACTGGGTGAACAGTTACCTGGAGGCGATCCTCGCGGCGGAGCCGGGGATCGGCGATTCCAAATACAGCGACTCCAAATCATCGCTGCTGCTGAGAGAGCGTGGTCATTTCAGTCCCACTCGTTACTTCGTCGAGGAGGTCATCACAGGCTTCGATGAAACCGATCTCCACCGTTCATGGATTCAG GCTGCTGCAACGAGAAGTCCACAGGAGAGGAACACGAGGCTGGAGAATCTCTGCTGGAGGATTTGGAATCTCGCTCGCCAGAAGAAGCAG GTTGCAGGGAAGTATGCTAAGCGTACTGCTAAACGCCATCTCTTGCGAGAGAGAGCACGCTTGGAGGCTACTGCTGATATGTCAGAGGACTTTTCGGAAGGAGAGAAAGCTGACGTGCCTGGTGAGATTCTAACTCCTACTGATAGCTCCAAAGGGAGGATGTCTCGGATCAGCTCTGTTGATGTGTTTGAGAATTGGTTTGCTCAACACAAGGAAAAAAAGCTTTACATCGTCTTAATAAG TCTTCACGGTTTGATACGTGGTGAGAACATGGAGCTTGGTCGGGATTCTGATACCGGTGGCCAG GTTAAGTATGTTGTGGAACTTGCAAGGGCTTTGGGATCAATGCCTGGAGTGTACCGGGTTGATTTGTTGACCCGTCAGGTATCAGCACCGGATGTTGACTGGAGCTATGCTGAACCATCTGAGATGCTTAATCCTCTGGACACAGACACAGATCAGGAGAATGGAGAGAGTAGTGGAGCTTATATAATTCGTATACCATTCGGTCCAAAAGATAAATACGTAGAGAAAGAGCTCCTCTGGCCTCACATCCCTGAATTTGTTGACAGGGCGCTTAGCCATGTCATGCAGATGTCCAAAGCTCTTAGTGAGCATATCGGTGGTGGAAAACCTGTTTGGCCTGTTGCTATTCACGGGCATTACGCAGATGCAGGAGATTCCACCGCACTTCTCTCGGGGGCTCTAAATGTACCGATGGTTTTCACCGGACATTCTCTTGGCCGTGATAAGCTGGAGCAACTCCTGAAACAAGGCCGGCCGAAAGAAGAAATAAATTCTAACTACAAAATAATGAGGCGGATTGAGGCTGAGGAGCTATGCCTTGATGCCTCTGAGATTATTATTACTAGTACAAGGCAAGAGATAGAAGAGCAGTGGCGTCTTTATGATGGTTTTGATCCAGTTTTGGAGCGAAAACTCAGGGCCAGGATGAAAAGGGGTGTCAGCTGTCATGGCAGATTTATGCCTCGCATGGTT GTGATTCCTCCAGGAATGGAATTTCATCACATTGTACCACATGATGTGGATAACGATGGGGAAGGAGCTAGAGACGACCAAAATCCACAATCTCATGATCCGCCAATTTGGTCTGAG ATTATGCGTTTCTTTTCTAACCCACGCAAGCCCATGATACTCGCTCTTGCTCGGCCAGACCCTAAGAAAAACTTGGTAACTTTAGTCAAAGCATTTGGAGAATGTCGTCCATTAAGGGAACTTGCTAACCTT ACATTGATAATGGGAAACAGAGATGATATCGATGAGTTGTCTAGCACCAATGCTTCGGTGCTTCTTTCAATTCTGAAACTGATAGATAAATATGATCTTTATGGTCAAGTGGCAATGCCTAAGCATCACAAACAATCTGATGTGCCTGAGATTTATCGCTTAGCAGCCAAAACAAAA GGAGTTTTTATCAATCCAGCTGTGATTGAACCATTTGGACTGACTCTAATTGAG GCTGGAGCTCATGGATTGCCTATGGTTGCAACAAAAAATGGAGGTCCCGTCGACATTAACCGG GTTCTTGACAATGGTCTTTTGGTTGACCCTCATGATCAGCAAGCTATAGCTGATGCTCTCCTGAAACTGGTTTCAGACAAAAACCTCTGGACAAGATGCAGACAGAACGGCCTAAAAAACATACACTTGTTTTCTTGGCCAGAGCACTGCAAGACCTACCTGTCGCGCATAGCAGGGTGCAAGCAAAGACATCCTCAGTGGCAGAGCACTGATTTCGAAAACTCTGACCCTGATTCACCTAGTGATTCCCTCAGAGACATTAATGATATCTCTCTGAACCTAAAACTTTCCTTAGACGGAGAGAAAGGAGAAGGTAAAAGTACCAATTTAGATGCTGAAGCGAAGCTAGAAAAGGCTGTTTCAACACTGGCGCCAAAGAGCACATCGACAGAGAAGGTGTATGGAAGTGGCAAGATTCCGACACTGAAAAGACGGAAGTATATATTTGTCATCTCCGTGGACTGTGACAAAGCCTCAGATCTTCTTGAAGTAGCTAAAACAGTTATTGATGTGGGGGGCGGAAAAAACGCGTCTTCGATAGGATTCATCCTCTCAACCTCAATGAACGTATCCGAGACTCACTCCACAATTCTTTCAGGAGGGTTAAACCCTCAGGATTTCGACGCCGTGATCTGCAACAGCGGAAGTGAACTCTACTTCACATCCTCTGCATCTGAAGACAAGACCAAACTGCCTTATGCGCTAGACTCAGATTACCATTCACACATAGAGTACAGGTGGGGAGGAGAGAGCCTGAGAAAGACTTTGGTCCGTTGGATCGGTTCAGTAcacgagaagaagaagaagcaacatgATGGCGAGATTCTATCGGAAGATGAATCTTCCTCATCTAACTATTGCCTATCTTTCAAAGTCAAAGAGCCGACTTTG GTACCTCCGGTGAAGGAGCTGAGGAAGTTGATGAGAGTTCAGGCTTTGCGTTGCAATGCAGTATACTGCAAAGGGGGGACTAAGCTCAACGTTATCCCTGTCCTTGCTTCACGATCTCAGGCCCTCAG GTACCTGCTGGTGAGGTGGGGAGTGGATTTATCGAAGATGGTTGTTTTCGTGGGAGACAGCGGAGATACGGACTACGAAGGGTTGCTCGGAGGAGTGCACAAGACAGTAATAGTCAAAGGTGTAGCGAGTGACGCAACCGCACGTGTGCTTAATGGCAACAGAAGTTACCCACTAGAGGACGTGACTCCAGTAAACAGTCCCAATATCACCAGAGCCGACCAATGTGACCGCGAATGCATTAAGGCTGCTCTTGAGAAACTAAGCGTCAAAACCTGA